A segment of the Robbsia sp. KACC 23696 genome:
TTTCGCCAACAACACCTACGCCATCCTGAAAGCGGAGTACGCGAACATGGGCGCGGGGACACCGGGCGAACGGGCCTTGTCGATGATCGATATCGACAAGCCACGCATCGATTGGCTGTCCATGGCAAAAAGCATGGGCGTGCCGGCGGTCGCCGTGGAGACGGCGGAAGACTTCCATAAAGCAATGGTGAACTCCGTTCGCGAGCCTGGCCCTTGCTTGATTGAAGTCCGTTTGTAAGCTGCGCACCGGGCAACGCTGGCCACCGGGATCGGCGTTGCCCCAAGTGACCCATTTGGCGAGGCTTCCCACAATTCATCTGATAGTCCATAAGACGGATCGATAAACGACCGCTAGCAGTTATAAAAACGATCGGAGACAAAACGATGGAGACGTCGTTGCTGAAACGACCTCGCCCGGAAATGCGGTGGGGTATTCTGATATTGCTTGCGCTCGGCCTGATGATCTCGTTCGTCGACCGCACCAGCATGTCTGCCGCCTTGGCGGATCACCATTTCGTCGGACTGTTCGGCCTCAGCCATATCGAGCGCGGTTGGCTCGGATCCGCGGTGTTCTGGTCATATGGTCTGCTGCAATTGCCGATGGGATGGCTCGTCGACCGGTACGGCGTGAAATGGCCCTATGCGATCTGCTTCGCGTTGTGGTGCCTCGCGGCGGCATCGACGGGCCTTGTCGATACGCTGTCCTCGCTGATTCTCGTGCGATTGATGATCGGCGCCGCCGAAGCGGTCGTCGTTCCCGCGACCTATCGCTATCTTGCAAATAATTTCGACGAAACACAGAAGGGCACCGCCCTCGGGATCTATTCGATCGGCGGCAAGATGGGCCCCGCGCTGGGCGCCCCGATCGCTGCCTGGTTGATCGGATCGTACTCCTGGAAATGGATGTTCATCGTGACCGGTCTGGCCGGCCTGGTATGGCTGCTGCCCTGGCTGCGCATGCTGAACAACGACTACCCGACAGCAACCGAACTGGCGCAGGCCAAACGTCGCGCCGCGTCCGTGCCGTTGAGTAACCTGCTTGCAAGCCCCGTCGTGTGGGGCGGTCTGATCACCAATTTCTGCTATAGCTATTTCGCGTTCTATTGCATGACTTGGATGCCGGCTTATCTCGTCGAACAGCGGGGCTTGTCGTTAAAGGATTCCGGGCTCTACACCTTCTTCAGTTTTGTCGGTATCGCGATCGTCGCGGCGCTTGCGGGATGGGCGGCCGATCGCTTGATCGCGCGCGGGTACGATGCCGTCAAGGTGCGCAAATGCTTCATCGCCACCGGCTTTATCGGCGGCACGACCGTTCTGCTCGGCGCCTACGCGCCGACCGCGCAGATGGCGCTGATGTGGAACGTCGTTTCCCTCTCGTTATTGGGCTTGGTCACGGCCAATAACCTCGCGCTCGTCAAGTTGACCTTGATTCCGAAACAGGCGGTCGGTTTGAATACCGGACTGCAACAAGTGGCAACCAGCCTGGCCGGCGGTGTTTCCGCAAGCTTGTCCGGCTGGTTGCTCCATATCGGCCATAGCTACACCTTGCCGATGCTGGCGATCGTCGTGTTCCTCGTTCTGGGCGCCACCAGCACCGTCGTGCTGCTGCAAAGGAAGTGGGCGCCGAAGATCAACGATGCCTTGCCCGAAACGCTGGACGCGCCGGTAACGGTGCACGAGTCCGGCCGTTTGACCTGATCATCACGCCAACGGCTATTTCATGACGCATCCCACCGATACGCCGGCGACGCCTGCGCCGTCGCCGCCGCCCCTCGGCGCGGATACCCGTCCACTATGGCGTCATGCGTCGTTGACGCGCTTCCTGATAGGGCGCGTCGGCTCGATCGTTGCCCAACAGATGCTGCTGCTCGCCATCAGTTGGCATATGTACGACCTGACGTCGAGTACCTGGGATTTGGGCCTGGTCGGTCTCTGCCAGTTTCTTCCCGGGCTCGCGACGACCTTGCTTGCCGGTCACTGCGCCGATCGCATGCATCGCGGCCGCCTGGTAGCAATCTGCCTCGTGGCGCAGGCACTGACCGCGACGCTGCTGGCGACGACAACGGCCATGCATATGGTGTCGCGCGACAGCTTGTTATTGCTCTCGCTGATGCTCGGTGCGATTCGGCCCTTCCAGATGTCGGGACAGCAGTCCTTGCTGCCGATGTTGGTGCCTCCTGCCTTACTGGCACGGTCGATGGCATTGAGCACGATGGTGCAGCAGGTCTCCGTCATCGCCGGCCCTGCCTTGGGCGGCCTGTTGTTCGCCATCGGCGTCAACGCCGTGTACCTGACCTGTATCGTTTCGTTCAGCGTGAGCGCGGTCCTTTACGCGACGGTGCGCTACGACTATGTGCCGCCCGCACGCGAGCCGGTGACAGCGAAGACCTTGCTGGCCGGCCTGCATTTCGTCGGGACGCATCCGCTGTTGCTCGGCGGCATATCGCTCGACTTGTTCGCGGTTTTGTTTGGCGGCGCGACCGCGCTGCTGCCCGTGTACGCGAAAGAAATTCTGCACGTCGGTCCGCAAGGACTTGGCCTGCTACGCTCCGCGCCGGCCGTGGGGGCGTTGTGCGTCGGCTTTCTTCTCTCGCGGCGCGCGATCAGTCGTGGCGTCGGAAAAAAGCTGCTGATCGCGGTGGCGGTCTATGGACTGTGCATCATCGCGTTCGGACTCTCGCGGTGGTTCCCGGTCTCCTTGATTCTGCTGGCGATCGCCGGCGGCGCGGACACCATCAGCGTGATCGTCCGCCAAACCTTGATTCAACTCGAAACGCCGAATGCGATGCGCGGGCGCGTGGCAGCGGTGAATACCCTGTTTATCGGGGCGAGCAACCAGCTCGGCGAATTCGAATCCGGACTGACCGCAACGGCATTCGGTGTGGTGGGATCGGTCGTCGCCGGCGGCTGCGCCACCGTCCTGATCGCCGTGACGTGGAGCCGCCTGTTCAAGCCGCTCGCACGACGTGAAACCTTGCAGTAAGACGGCTGGCAATCTATGCCAGCGGCGGCTTCCTTGGCGCCTTGTCTGAAGCGGTAGCGCCAGCCGCTCGCGGCGTCGATTGACGCCCGATCTTGCAGAGACGACGCGCCCAGAGGAGGGCGCGTCGAAGAACAGACGTCAGCCGAGGTTGGCTGTCACGTCGTCGAACAATTCATCCACCGACAGGCGCCGCGGAATGATCTTTTGATCGAGCGCCCAATCGATCGCCGTTTGCAGCCCCTTGCGATTGGCCTCCAAACCCAGCGGCGGATAGACCTTCGGCGTGCCGCCCTCGGTCAAGGCGCGGCTTTCGGCAATCATCCGATAGATTTCCCGAACGGCTTCCGGATTGTTTTTCGAGACGTCCTGGTGGACGACGAACATATGGTTGATCGGCACGAAACCCGAACGTTCATACCACGCCTTTGCCGCGTTTTGCGCATCGGGCACCAAGGTGTGGACTCGCGGGTCCTTCGGCATATCTTCGCCGAGTAGCGCCGCATCGATCTGGCCGTCCAGCAGCATCTGCGGAATGTTGGATCCGCTCGGCAGGCGCACGCAGTTCGACGGATCCTCATATTCGGCCAAGTGACCATCGCCCAGCGTCATCCAGGTGACCTTATCCAGATCGACGCCGTATTCATGGCGCAGTACGCCACGAATCCAAAGACCGGTGGTTTGCGCATACGTCCGCACGCCCACTTTCTTGCCTTCGATATCCTTCGGATCCAAATGTCCGAAGTCGATATTGAATCCCGCACAGTGGTGTTGGAACCGCCCGGAGATTGGCGCCGGGAGCAACACATAGGGCTTGCCGTAAGCCTTGGCTTGCAAATAGGTCACGATGGCCAGTTCGCCGGCATCGAACTTGTTTTCGCGCACCATGGCCTTGAAACCATTATGCGCAGGGACCGGACCACAATAATCGAGCGTGACGATGTCCGAGGTCACGCGTCCATCCTTCATCGCCTTGGTCACCGCATAGTCGGCCAGATTGGTGCGCAGAGTCAGCGCCATGGACGTCTCCTTTTTTTGTTTGCTTGAATCGCTGTCGATCGAAATGGGCGGAACGCCGCATTTCGATGTTGCCAGCGCGGGCAGCAGGCGTCGATTGACTAATCTCGCACGCGTGTTAACCAAATGGTAAAGCGTCCGCGCATGGCCTTACGGACCCAGCGATAAATCGTCCACATTCGAAACGATTATCGCGTCGCTGTCCATTCACGTATAGCCGTATAAACGCAGACCGATTTAACCACTCCGTCAAGATGCTCGCTGTTTTTCTCAATCAACGTACACCCATGCCCTGGCAATATTTCGGAACATTACAAAAACAGGAGACGAAACGATCGACATCATGGCGCGCCGCATTGGCGCTTCATGATGTCGATCGTGAAGGATATATGGAGACAAGCACGAAGGTGAAATACCGGTCCGCGATGCGCGCGCTGTCCGCGACGTGCGCAACCTACGTGGTAGCGTCGACGATCAGTATCGCGCCCGCATGGGGGCAGGAGTCCGGCACCAGTTCGGTCACGTTATATGGCTCGATCGATCAGGGCATCGAGTTTCTGAACCGGCAACAGGTGGGCAAGACAAGCACCAGCGGCTTGCGCATCGGATCCGGTACCGCAACCTCGTATTTCGGTTTTCGCGGCGTGGAAGATCTTGGCGGCGGATTGTCGACGATATGGAATCTGGAAGGGGGCTTTTCGCCGAACGCCGGAACGTCCAGCCAAGGCGGACGCTTGTTCGGTCGGCAGTCCTATGTCGGCCTATCAGGCCACTTCGGCCGCGTCACCATCGGTCGTCAATATACGATGCGTTTCTTTGCCACGCAGATGGTGAACCCCTTCGGTACCGGCGCGCAAGGTTTGACCACACTCGATAACGGCATCGCCAATGCACGGGCCGATAATTCGATCAGCTATCGCTTCAACCTCGGCGACCTCGAAGGCGGCGTCAATTGGAGTTTTGGTCGAGACGCCGTCAATGGCAACAGTGCGCCGGCGACGAACTGTCCGGGCAACGGCGGATGGTCGAAGGAATGCCGCGAGTGGTCGGGCATGCTGAAGTACGATCGTCGGTCATGGGGGCTGGCAACCGCGTACGAACGTCAATACGGGGGCACCGCCGCGACATGGGGCGGCCTGACGAACCCGAACCTGACCGATAGCCGCATCATTCTCGGCGGCTATGTCCGCATCTCGAAAGCGAAAGTGGGGGTCGGCTGGATTCGCCGCGACGATCAAGGTATCGCGACGCCCAAGAGCAATTTGATGTGGGTGACCGCGACGGTCCCGATCACGCCAAGTGTCTCGTTCGACAGCATGCTGGCACAGCTGCGCTACGATCACTCGCCGAACAAAGCGACGGTCGTCGTCCTGCGCGGCACCTATGCGTTCTCGAAACGCACTATCGTGTACATCACCGCCGACCATATCAATAACGCCGGACAACTTGCCCTCGCTGCCACGACCTTGATGCCCGTCGTCACGCCGTCGGCGGGAGGCGCGCAACTGTCGGTGATCGCCGGCGTTCGACACCGCTTCTAACGGCGAGCGCATCGCGGATGCGGCAACGCGATGCATCGGGGCGTTCGAGGGAAAACCTCACTAGATGAAACGGCCCGTCCCACTATAATTTCGAGACGGGCGTCGCCGTCCGTTTCGAGATGTCGCTCAGCCTAGCTGGCGCGCCGCGGCCTGCGCGGCCGACATATCCGCGGTATCGGCGAAGGGCAGCATGGTCGCCATATGTCTCTGATCGATGAACATGCGCTGCAGGTAGGCGATATTTTCCTGCGTGAGTGTCAGGTCCTTGTCGTAAGGGCGGGCGGTTTGATAGAAATGCCAGATCGCCTGCGCGGATCGGCTATCGAACCGATGCTGCGCCCGCTTTCGCGCGGCAAAGAAAGCGTCGTGCATCACATAGTCGTATAGCGCGCCGTAGGCCGCCATGAGCGGTATCAGACGTGACTGCTGCTGTTCGATGATGGCATTGGCCGCATACGCGGTTTGGAAGATGCAGTCGGGCAGGGCCTGCCACATCGCCGCCGCGTCGATCGCTATCGGACCGTCCGCTCGGTTCAGATGCGAAATGCTCGCGCAACACGCATCGGCCTCTCCGCGCGCGACCGCTGCATAGCAATGGTCGTTGCTCCCCTTGTCGACGAAATGGATCCGTCCAGCGTCGATACCTTTTACTTTCAGCAGCTGCAACATCAATGTGTGCAATAGTCCCTCCGGCGGCCCGACAGCCACCGTCTTTCCCTCCAGATCATCGAGCGTGCCGACCGTGTCGCGATTGGCAAACACCGTCAGCGCAATCTTTCGCATCCCGGCGCCGATGACTTTGACCTTTGCCCCCTGCGCGATTCGCGGCAATACCATGTTGTATCCGGAGACCATGCAGACATCGGCGGCCCCCTGTGCGATGGCGTCGAACGGACCCGCAACGCCATCGACATCGACCATCACCGCGTCGACTCCGAAGCGCTGCAGAAAACCTTGCTCGCGCATCAGGGCCGTCAATGTGGCGTTTTCCAAGCCCGGGTTGCTGACCACGCGTAGCGGCGCGTCCGCCCGGATGATCGATGGAAAGGACAAGGTGCCCGTGCTCAACCCGAAGGCGAGCAAGCCGCCTTGTCGGATAAAGCGACGGCGCGCCGTCGAAGGCGCGGCAGCGTGAACGGGTATGGCGTTCTGTCGTGTCATCGACGGATCCCCTCAGTGTAAGAGCGGGTATGTTGCCCGCGCGCCATGCCGCAGTCGATGGAGTAAAATCGGCTCGGACTTAACGAGATGGTCAATGGCCCTCCGTAAAAGGAAAACCCTGTGTCGGAACTCGACTGGTACCTGCAAATCAATCTGAAGGCGCGGCATCTGCGACTTCTGGTGACGATCGATACATATCGCAATCTGACCCAAGTGGCGGACGTCACCCATGTCACGGTGCCGGCCGTATCGAAGTCTCTGGCGGAACTCGAGAAGGGCCTGGGCCTGACGCTGTTTGCCCGTACCGCGCAGGGATTGGTGCCCACGCCCTATGGCGACTGCCTGATTCGCCATGCACGTTCGATGCTGACAATCCTGCATCAAGCGCGCGACGAACTGAAAGCCCTAAGTTCGGGCACCGAGGGCAAGGTGCATATCGGCATGTTGCCGGCGTCGGCATCGGTATTGTTACCCCAAGCGCTAAGCTTGCTGAAACAACGCTCGCCCGGCACCAATGTCTCCGTGATGGAAGGGACGACGGCCACGCTACTGCCCGATCTCTGGCAGGGTCGCCTCGACCTCGTGGTCGGGCGGTTGCCACCACCCGATACGCTCGGCAGCTTCGACGAAAAGGAGTTGCTGGAGGACCCCTTGGTTCTCGTGACCGGTCGCCATCACCCGTTGGCGCGCAAGAAAACATTGCAGTGGTCCGATCTGCGGCCCTACCCATGGATCCTGCCGCCGCCGGGCTCGATTCTGCGCGATCCACTGGAACGTGCGCTGCAAGCGCACGATGTCCCGCTGACGAACAACTATATCGAGACGTTGTCGAGCCATGTCTCCCGCGCCCAACTGCAGGTCTCCGACTTTATCGCGGTCATGGCGGGCACGCCGGCGAACGACACGATGCAACCGTTGCATACCTTGCCGTTGAGCCTTCCGCGCTTGCTGCGTCCCGCAGGCGTGTTATGGAATCGCAATCGCCGCCTCACGCCAAGCGCGCAGTTGATGATGACGTGCCTCGAGGAAACCGCGCGAGAATTGGCGGTCACGCTCGGGCGTTCCGACAAGCCGGCCGACAAGACACGCTAAGCGCCGAACATGCGTCTACCCACACGCTAGCATGCGGGGTGGGGCGCATGTGCGTCGCCATCGTTTTACCGTTATCCCTCCTTTCTTAACCTTTCCCTCAACACGAGCGTCGATTTTCTCAATTGACCCGTCGCTGCTCGCTGTCAAAATATCCTTGCGTTCCATTTATCGTTGCGCGATACGCGACGATGCGATGGGCGACGACATCGCTCCCAGTCCGCAGGCAAAGACATCACCTCGGGCGTGCAATGGGTGACGAAAAACAAGAAGGTGGAGACAAGGAAGGACATGACTTATCGCAGCGCGTTCAGCGCCTGCGCGATGCTGCTCGCGCTCGCGACGACAGCCATCGCCAGACCCGCCCACAGCCAGTCGGTCGAACAGTTCTATCACGGTAAAACGATCACGGTGGTCGTCAGCGCCGATGCCGGCACCCCCACCGATATCGTCGCACGTCAGTTCGCGCGTTTCTTCGTCAAGTATATGCCGGGCCATCCGCAGGCGATCGTGATGAATATCATCGGCGCAGGGGGCATGGTCGCCGCGGCATCGCTTGAAAATTCGCAGCCGGACGACGGCAGCGTGATCGGCTTTCTCCAGCGCAACAATCTATACATTCCGCTGATCGATCCGCGGCAGAACCGATTCGATCCGCGCAAGGTGCAATGGCTCGGCAGCCTCAACAAGGTCGACTATTGTCTGGTCGCCATGACGCGAACGGGCATCACCAACGCCGACGATCTTTTCAAGAAACGTCTGTATATCGGTGCGACGGGATTCTCGAATGAAGATCGCACGCTGCCGGCACTGCTGAATCAATACGTCGGAACGAAAATGCGCGTGGTGCCGGGCTACACCGGACGCGGCGAAGTCTACCTGGCAATGCAGCGCGGCGAGATCGATGGCTGGGCCTCCACCGCGGATGGCCTCCAGCAAGGCGAGCCGGTCCGCATGCTGGCCGACGGCAAGATGAAGGTGCTGTTGCATCTGGGATGGAAAGACATGGCGGGATTCCCTGGCGTGCCGAACCTCGGCACCTATGTGAAAGACCCTGCAATCAAGGCGCTATTCGATCTCTTTTTGCTTCCCTTCGATGCAGGACGTCCGATCGCCGTCCCGGCCGGCGTGCCGCAAGACCGGATGAACGCGCTTCGCACGGCGTTCGCAAAAACCATTGCCGACCCTGAATTCAAGGAGGCGATGAAGGATCAAGGTTATCCGATCGACCCTATCGACGGAACTGCGGTGCAGGGAATCGTCAGCACCTTGTATGCGACGCCGAAGCCGCAACTCGATAGCGTGCGAAAGCTCATCTACAACCCGACATGATTCACGCTCTTCAGGAGATCCTTGCGCTATGAAACCCGAAATCATCGATATCCATCCGCATATCATTTCGACGGACAGCACCCGTTATCCGATTGCGCCGCAGCACGGCCATCGCTCCAATTGGTCGGCCACGCGACCGGTCACGTTCGAGCAACTGATCGCGGAGATGGACGAGTCGGGCGTCTCCAAGGCCGCGATAGTCCATTCGTCGACCACGTATGGTCACAATAACGCTTACGTTGCCGATTGCGTCGCCGCACAGCCAACGCGTTTCACCGGCGTCTACTCCTTCGATCTGCTTGCGCCGGACGCGCTATCGACGTTCGATCATTGGCTGGCTCGCGGGATGGGGGGCATCCGGCTCTTTACCGGCGGCGCCACGCATCAGAGCGATGGACGTTGGCTGGTAGACCCCGCGACATTCCCGATCTGGGAGCGCTGCGCCGAACTCGGCATGACGATGGTCGTCCAGACTACGCTTGACGGATTGTCGATGGTCGTCGAGCTTGCGCAGCGCTTCCCAACGGTCAAGATCGCGGTGGATCATTGCGCGCGCCCGGTGCTCGACGGCGGCCCGCCTTACACGCAGTCGTCCGCCTTGTTCGACCTCGCGCGCTTCTCGAATATCTATCTGAAAATCACGCCTCGCACATTCGATCTGGCGCAAACCGCGCCGGGTGGCGCCGAAGCGTTCTTTCCATTCCTCGTCAACGTGTTCGGCGCCGATCATCTCGCGTTCGGCTCGAACTATCCGGCGTCGGCAGGGCCGTTGAAAAAGCTGATCGAGCAGGGGCATGCCTGCTTCGCGCGGTTGAGCGACGAAGAACGCGCCTGGGTGTGGGGCAGGACCGCGCAAAAACTGTATCCCGCGCTCGCCGACCCGGCCTAAGCGCGCGGCACCGCAGGCGCCGGGCATCGCCTGCCTGCGGCCCCTGTTTGCTCATCAGGATGACTCAATGCATCTCTTCAACGACGCGACGCTGCATGCGGCTGGCCATGCACTGTCGATAATCCTTACGCTCAATCGCCTGGGATTTCTGATATTCGGCGTGGTGATCGGGCTGGCGATCGGATTATTGCCGGGGATCGGCGGTCTGACCGGCTTCGCGCTGCTAGTGCCGTTCACTTATACGATGGATCCCTATGCCGCCTTCGCCATGCTGCTCGGGATGGCATCGGTCATCACGACGTCGGATGTGATTCCGGCGGTGCTATTCGGCGTGCCGGGTCACGCGGCGTCCCAGGCGACCGTTCTCGACGGACTGCCGATGACGAAGCGGGGTGAAGCGTCGCGCGCCCTTAGCGCCTGCTATACGTCGTCACTGCTTGGCGGCCTGATCGGCGCGATCATCCTGGCAGTCGCCTTGCCGCTGGTACGGCCGTTCGTGCTGTCGATCGGCACCCCCGAAATGCTCGGCCTGACGATTTTCGGGATATCGATGGTCGCATCGCTTTCCGGTAATGCACCGTTGCGTGGCATCGTCGCCGCCTGCTTCGGCATCCTGATCGGCATGGTGGGCACCAATGTCGAAACCGGGCAGATGCGCTGGACCGGCAATCTGCTGTACTTGCAAGATCACATTCCGATCGTGCCGATCATCCTCGGCATCTTTGCCTTGCCCGAGTTATGCGAGCTGTCGATTCAACGTACCGCGATCGCCGACAATGTGCAGTTCACCTCGCGCCAGGGCATGCGTCAAGGCGTGATCGATGGATTGCGGAACTGGTTTTTGGTATTGCGCTGCGGCGCATTGGGCGCCTTCCTCGGCGCGATCCCGGGTATCACGGGCGCCGTGACGGACTGGATTGCCTACGGGCATGCCATGCAGACGTCGAAGGGCGCGAAGGACACCTTCACCACCGGCGATGTCCGCGGCGTGATCGCACCGGAGGCGGCCAACAATGCACGGGAGGGCGGTAGCCTCGTGCCGATGATGGCATTCGGCGTGCCCGGCGGCGCGGCGCAGGCGATTCTGCTCGGCGCGCTGATGGTGCATGGCTTCATCCCGGGCCCGGATATGTTGACGAAGCATCTCGACGTGACCTATTCGATGGTCTGGTCGATCGCGCTCGCCAATATCTTCGGTGCAGGTCTGTGCTTCTTGCTCAGCGGTCAGTTTGCCAAGGTCTCCACCTTGCGCTACACGCTGATCCTTCCCGTCATCATGCCGATCATCTATGTCGGTGCGTTCCAAGGATCGCGCAGCTGGGGCGATCTGTTCGTGCTGTTGATCGCGGGCCTGGTCGGTTGGGGCATGAAGCGCTTGAAGTGGGCACGACCGCCGTTGATTCTGGGACTGGTGCTCGGCACGCTGATGGAACGCTATATGACGATTTCCTTCATGCGTTACGACAGCGCTTGGTTGATGCGCCCGATCGTCATCGTGCTGCTGGTCCTCGCCGCCGTCATTTTCTTGAATCCGCTGTTCCGGATGATGCGTGCCGGCGGCATGGCACGCCTGCGTCCTAGCGGCAAGGTCGTGGTGAAACGGGAAGATCTGGCGTATGTCTTCTTCATCTGCATCGGCGCCTACATGCTCGTCAGTTCGCAGGACTGGTTGTTCATGGCACGAATCGGTCCGACGGTGGTGGCAACGGTACTGGTCTTCGCCGCGTCGCTCAGCTTGCTGAACAAGGTTTTCCTGTCGGCCGGGAGTGCGGGCATGGCAGGCGCGGGCGGTGTGCATATGGACGTCGGCGTGCATGACGAAACGTTGACGAACAAAACCATCGTCGCACGCGCTGCCCGTTTCTTCGGCTGGTTTCTCGCTTTCCTTGCGTGCATGGGATTGATCGGTCTGGTGCCGACGATACCGCTGCTGATCGTCGCGTATATGCGGATCGAGGGGGGCGAAAAGTGGCGCGTCAGCTTGACCCTGGCGTTCTGCGTGACCGCCTTCATTTATGGGATCTTCGATCGCATCATTCATATTCCCTGGCCGAGCAGCGTCCTTGGCCAATGGCTTCCATGGCATTGAAAGGAGAGAGCACAATGGACAAGCGACTCGCGCGTATCGACCCGGCGTCCGCGGACGCGGCACAAAAGACGGTTATCGACCGCTTGGGAGCAGGGCGTGGACGGATCCCGACGCCATTCAATATCTGGCTACACAATCCGAATCTTGCCGCAGGCATGGAGATCATCGGCACGCACGTCGATCACTCGCCCGTTCTAAGCGAAGCGGAAACGGAAGTGGCCATCCTTTCGACGGCGGTTTTCTGGAACGCGCCGTACGTCATTGCCAATCACCGTCGCCACGCTTTGAAAGCGGGCGTGCCGGAACCGGTGGTGGACGCGATCCTGGAAAAGCGACGACCGACGGCCGGCGCCGACCGCTTTGGTGCCGTATGCGATGCGGTCGCCGATATCCTCGGCGGCGCAATGGTCGACGACGCGCGCTTCGCGCGCTACGAGGCCACGCTGGGTCGCGCCGTCATTGCCGAACTCCTCGTCACTATCGGCTATTTCACGTCGGTATCGTTGGCGATGAGTTTCCACGCGCTCGAACCGAAAAATTGATGCGCGCGGCATGCATTGCGGGGCTCGTACTGATCGCCAGCGCCGCGCAGGCGCAGTCGTCCGTGACACTTTACGGGATTGCCGACAGTGGCATTCGCTATAGCAATGACGGACACGGCGCATTGACGACCATGGAGAGCAATGGCTGGTTATCATCCAGCCGTGTGGGCTTTTTGGGCCATGAAGATCTTGGTGCCGGATGGAAGGCGAATTTCCAATTGGAAGAAGGATTCAGTGTCGCCAGCGGGGCGTTGGACAATACCACTGGGGTCTTGTTCAATCGGATGGCCTATATCGGATTAAGCGGTCCTTACGGCGCATTGACACTGGGCCGGCAATGGGCGCTGGCACATGACGTCGTCTTCGATCTCGATCCTTTCTAC
Coding sequences within it:
- a CDS encoding amidohydrolase family protein, encoding MKPEIIDIHPHIISTDSTRYPIAPQHGHRSNWSATRPVTFEQLIAEMDESGVSKAAIVHSSTTYGHNNAYVADCVAAQPTRFTGVYSFDLLAPDALSTFDHWLARGMGGIRLFTGGATHQSDGRWLVDPATFPIWERCAELGMTMVVQTTLDGLSMVVELAQRFPTVKIAVDHCARPVLDGGPPYTQSSALFDLARFSNIYLKITPRTFDLAQTAPGGAEAFFPFLVNVFGADHLAFGSNYPASAGPLKKLIEQGHACFARLSDEERAWVWGRTAQKLYPALADPA
- a CDS encoding tripartite tricarboxylate transporter permease, translating into MHLFNDATLHAAGHALSIILTLNRLGFLIFGVVIGLAIGLLPGIGGLTGFALLVPFTYTMDPYAAFAMLLGMASVITTSDVIPAVLFGVPGHAASQATVLDGLPMTKRGEASRALSACYTSSLLGGLIGAIILAVALPLVRPFVLSIGTPEMLGLTIFGISMVASLSGNAPLRGIVAACFGILIGMVGTNVETGQMRWTGNLLYLQDHIPIVPIILGIFALPELCELSIQRTAIADNVQFTSRQGMRQGVIDGLRNWFLVLRCGALGAFLGAIPGITGAVTDWIAYGHAMQTSKGAKDTFTTGDVRGVIAPEAANNAREGGSLVPMMAFGVPGGAAQAILLGALMVHGFIPGPDMLTKHLDVTYSMVWSIALANIFGAGLCFLLSGQFAKVSTLRYTLILPVIMPIIYVGAFQGSRSWGDLFVLLIAGLVGWGMKRLKWARPPLILGLVLGTLMERYMTISFMRYDSAWLMRPIVIVLLVLAAVIFLNPLFRMMRAGGMARLRPSGKVVVKREDLAYVFFICIGAYMLVSSQDWLFMARIGPTVVATVLVFAASLSLLNKVFLSAGSAGMAGAGGVHMDVGVHDETLTNKTIVARAARFFGWFLAFLACMGLIGLVPTIPLLIVAYMRIEGGEKWRVSLTLAFCVTAFIYGIFDRIIHIPWPSSVLGQWLPWH
- a CDS encoding carboxymuconolactone decarboxylase family protein encodes the protein MDKRLARIDPASADAAQKTVIDRLGAGRGRIPTPFNIWLHNPNLAAGMEIIGTHVDHSPVLSEAETEVAILSTAVFWNAPYVIANHRRHALKAGVPEPVVDAILEKRRPTAGADRFGAVCDAVADILGGAMVDDARFARYEATLGRAVIAELLVTIGYFTSVSLAMSFHALEPKN